The Cellulophaga sp. L1A9 genome window below encodes:
- a CDS encoding cbb3-type cytochrome c oxidase subunit I gives MSATVHAHEDDHAHDDHGHHHHKETFVTKYIFSQDHKMIAKQYLITGLIMGAIGIAMSILFRMQLAWPGESFPVFEAVLGKWAPDGIMDADIYLALVTIHGTIMVFFVLTAGLSGTFSNLLIPLQIGARDMASGFLNMVSYWLFFLSAIIMIGSLFLEAGPAAAGWTVYPPLSALPMAQPGSGMGMTLWLVSMAIFIASSLMGSLNYIVTVINLRTKGMSMTRLPLSIWAFFVTAVIGVISFPVLLSAALLLIMDRSFGTSFFLSDIFIQGEVLHYQGGSPVLYEHLFWFLGHPEVYIVLLPALGITSEVMSTNARKPIFGYRAMIASIIAIAFLSTIVWGHHMFISGMNPFLGSVFTFTTLLIAIPSAVKSFNYITTLWKGNLQLNPAMLFSIGLVSTFISGGLTGIILGDSTLDINVHDTYFVIAHFHLVMGISALYGFFAGVYHWFPKMFHGRMMNKNLGYIHFWITAVCAYGVFFPMHFVGMAGVPRRYYQNTAFPMFDDLTDVQILITMFAIVAAFTQLVFVYNFISSIFYGKKGPQNPWKSNTLEWTTPIEHIHGNWPGEIPEVHRWPYDYSKTREDGEYVIPGQDFVPQTVPLQDDEEEMSH, from the coding sequence ATGTCAGCAACAGTACATGCACACGAGGATGATCACGCACATGACGATCATGGACATCATCATCATAAAGAGACATTTGTAACAAAATATATCTTTAGTCAAGACCATAAAATGATTGCAAAACAGTATTTGATTACTGGTTTGATCATGGGTGCAATTGGTATTGCAATGTCTATTTTATTTAGAATGCAATTGGCTTGGCCAGGAGAATCTTTTCCTGTTTTTGAAGCAGTTTTGGGCAAATGGGCTCCAGACGGAATTATGGATGCTGATATTTACTTAGCATTGGTAACTATACATGGTACCATCATGGTATTCTTTGTACTTACGGCTGGTCTTAGTGGTACGTTTAGTAACTTACTTATTCCTTTGCAAATTGGAGCACGTGATATGGCTTCTGGTTTCTTAAATATGGTTTCCTATTGGCTGTTCTTTTTATCAGCTATAATAATGATCGGATCTTTATTTCTTGAAGCAGGACCTGCTGCAGCTGGTTGGACGGTTTATCCTCCATTAAGTGCATTGCCTATGGCGCAACCAGGTTCAGGAATGGGTATGACGTTATGGTTGGTTTCAATGGCTATTTTCATTGCATCAAGTTTAATGGGTTCATTAAATTATATCGTAACGGTAATTAACTTAAGAACTAAAGGAATGTCTATGACTAGACTTCCATTATCAATTTGGGCTTTCTTTGTAACAGCTGTGATTGGAGTAATCTCTTTTCCAGTACTATTATCTGCTGCATTATTATTAATAATGGATAGAAGTTTTGGCACTTCATTTTTCTTATCAGATATATTTATTCAAGGAGAAGTTTTACATTATCAAGGAGGATCACCAGTATTATATGAGCACTTATTCTGGTTCTTAGGACACCCAGAGGTTTATATTGTATTATTGCCTGCATTAGGGATTACTTCAGAAGTTATGTCTACCAATGCACGTAAACCAATTTTTGGTTACCGAGCGATGATTGCTTCTATTATTGCAATCGCATTTTTATCGACAATTGTATGGGGTCACCATATGTTTATTTCTGGGATGAATCCATTCTTAGGGTCGGTATTTACATTTACAACCTTATTAATTGCTATTCCATCTGCAGTAAAGTCATTTAATTACATTACGACCTTGTGGAAAGGTAATTTGCAATTGAACCCCGCCATGTTGTTTTCAATAGGTTTGGTCTCTACATTTATTAGTGGTGGTTTAACTGGGATAATTTTAGGAGATAGTACTTTAGATATTAACGTACATGATACGTATTTCGTTATTGCTCACTTTCACTTGGTAATGGGTATTTCTGCATTGTACGGTTTCTTTGCAGGTGTTTATCATTGGTTCCCGAAAATGTTCCATGGTAGAATGATGAATAAAAATTTAGGATATATTCACTTCTGGATTACTGCAGTTTGTGCGTATGGCGTTTTCTTCCCAATGCACTTTGTGGGTATGGCTGGGGTTCCTAGGAGATATTATCAAAATACAGCATTTCCAATGTTTGATGATTTAACAGATGTTCAAATATTAATAACCATGTTTGCTATTGTTGCGGCATTTACACAATTAGTATTTGTTTATAATTTCATCAGCAGTATATTCTATGGTAAAAAAGGACCTCAAAATCCTTGGAAATCAAACACATTAGAATGGACAACACCAATTGAACACATACATGGTAACTGGCCAGGTGAAATTCCTGAAGTACACCGTTGGCCTTATGATTATAGCAAAACAAGAGAAGATGGGGAATATGTAATTCCAGGTCAAGATTTTGTGCCTCAAACAGTTCCTTTACAGGATGATGAAGAGGAAATGAGTCATTAG
- a CDS encoding GIN domain-containing protein: MKFRLVTLTICLFFINFSFGQRKPKIRGSRVVIETTQELEPFTAIELNDDLDIVLRKASDCGYNLIIDDNLVDILKFRVEDETLKISSFYNIAAKKKMEITVFYNTLNALTMVDGKIEMKDLITTDALSINTYGSSKLQLNVDAQIVDVLMLDNSFAELNVVADTLNMSFKDRVDAEIFATTKAQNLDMYKNAQLKINGNTESMSIHLFENASLKANELDAGDVSLALEASSSAYINVFNNFTLSSKDSGKTYLYGPAAITITDFLNTSQLNKR; encoded by the coding sequence ATGAAATTTAGATTAGTAACACTTACCATTTGCCTGTTTTTTATTAACTTTTCTTTCGGTCAGCGTAAACCAAAAATACGAGGGAGTAGAGTAGTGATAGAAACTACCCAAGAATTAGAGCCTTTTACTGCTATAGAATTAAATGATGACCTAGATATTGTTCTAAGAAAAGCATCAGATTGTGGCTATAACTTAATTATAGATGATAATTTGGTAGATATATTAAAATTCAGGGTTGAAGATGAAACCTTAAAAATAAGTTCTTTCTATAATATAGCTGCTAAAAAGAAGATGGAGATTACGGTGTTTTATAACACACTAAATGCGCTTACAATGGTGGATGGAAAGATAGAGATGAAAGATCTTATTACTACAGATGCCTTGTCTATAAATACCTATGGATCTTCTAAGCTTCAATTAAATGTAGATGCCCAAATTGTGGATGTATTGATGTTAGATAATAGTTTTGCCGAATTAAATGTTGTGGCAGACACTTTAAATATGTCTTTTAAAGACAGAGTTGATGCTGAAATATTTGCGACAACAAAAGCTCAAAATCTAGATATGTATAAAAATGCTCAGTTGAAAATTAATGGGAATACTGAAAGTATGAGCATTCATCTTTTTGAGAATGCTAGTTTAAAAGCTAATGAGTTAGATGCGGGTGACGTTAGTTTGGCACTAGAAGCATCTTCTAGTGCTTATATCAACGTGTTTAACAACTTTACCTTAAGTTCTAAGGATTCTGGTAAAACTTATCTTTACGGGCCTGCAGCAATCACTATAACTGATTTTTTAAACACCTCTCAACTCAATAAACGATAG
- a CDS encoding acyl-CoA dehydrogenase has translation MKKNNYTLGVLQYIPFFYVIWSDNLLSASEINIVKAAFEKDEALTSADKKTLAGWLNKNNKPSTEQIKSWKHTIDSADIKLIEQDAFPLASLSKRLADYYFSETPENKQLQHIELNLGIQPNHYHHLFNIEVLHEATSTYYQAKELDAILKGEFATSITKFHEALKNPIFNWEVLRKKEDFRTKVLNQVKHLAAENYGAMAYPAAYGGIEDMPGYAFIFENIMYVDGSLAIKFGVQFGLFGGSIQKLGTKYHHDLYLEKTGKAELLGCFAMTETGHGSNVRGIKTTATYEKETDSIILHTPGENDNKEYIGNALDSTMASVFAQLIVNGKNEGVHAILVPIRNENHELLPGVKIEDNGYKLGLNGVDNGKIWFNQVLVPRKNLLNKYGDIKEDGTYHSEIENPNKRFFTMLGTLVGGRICVARAGLGGAKKALTIAVKHALKRRQFNDNKKIQEDLLMDYPSHQLRLTPPIAKAYVYDVTLQHIMKLYSDDTKTDKREIETQVAGLKSIITWFANDTIQECREACGGKGYLIENRIADLKGDVDIFTTFEGDNNVLLQLAAKGVLSDFKAEFNSAGFASVLKLLTSQLNDKLTTINPIYSGKTDPEHLYNPKFHKHAFEYRTRRLTYTLAMRIREYIKNGIPSYQAFLKVQTHLLALGKAYSCQLSYEIYSNFTETIEDEKNKILFQKLGTLHALHEIRTDASWYLEQGYIGGSKSKAIRQRVERICTELRPHVNVLVDGFGIPDHLITAPIAK, from the coding sequence ATGAAAAAGAACAATTATACCTTAGGTGTTTTACAATATATTCCCTTCTTCTATGTAATCTGGTCTGATAATCTACTTTCTGCATCAGAAATTAATATCGTTAAAGCAGCATTTGAGAAGGATGAAGCTTTAACATCTGCTGATAAAAAAACCTTAGCAGGTTGGTTAAATAAAAATAATAAACCCTCAACCGAGCAGATTAAATCGTGGAAACATACGATTGACAGTGCCGATATAAAATTGATTGAGCAAGATGCATTCCCTCTGGCTAGCTTATCTAAAAGACTGGCTGATTATTATTTTTCAGAGACTCCAGAGAACAAACAGTTGCAACATATTGAATTAAACTTAGGCATTCAACCAAATCATTACCATCATTTATTTAACATTGAAGTCCTGCATGAAGCAACATCTACTTATTACCAAGCCAAAGAACTTGATGCGATACTTAAAGGTGAATTTGCAACTAGTATTACTAAATTTCATGAGGCCTTAAAAAACCCTATTTTTAATTGGGAGGTTCTCCGAAAGAAAGAAGATTTCAGAACGAAAGTCTTAAACCAAGTAAAGCACCTAGCTGCAGAAAACTATGGCGCAATGGCTTACCCTGCAGCATATGGAGGAATTGAAGATATGCCCGGCTATGCTTTTATCTTTGAAAATATCATGTATGTTGATGGGAGTTTAGCGATCAAGTTTGGCGTACAATTTGGACTCTTTGGAGGTAGTATTCAGAAATTAGGCACTAAATACCATCATGACCTCTATTTAGAAAAAACAGGAAAAGCAGAATTACTCGGGTGTTTTGCAATGACTGAAACTGGTCACGGATCCAATGTACGTGGTATAAAAACCACAGCAACATATGAAAAAGAAACAGATAGCATCATACTTCATACTCCTGGAGAAAATGACAATAAAGAATATATAGGCAACGCGCTTGATTCTACTATGGCTTCCGTTTTTGCACAACTTATTGTGAATGGTAAAAATGAAGGCGTGCATGCTATTTTAGTTCCCATCCGAAACGAAAATCATGAATTGCTTCCTGGGGTAAAAATTGAAGATAACGGATATAAGCTTGGGTTAAATGGTGTTGACAATGGTAAAATATGGTTCAACCAAGTACTTGTTCCTAGAAAAAATTTATTAAATAAATATGGTGACATTAAAGAGGATGGTACCTATCATTCAGAAATAGAAAACCCTAACAAACGCTTTTTTACCATGCTTGGCACTTTGGTGGGAGGAAGAATTTGTGTTGCAAGAGCAGGCTTGGGTGGTGCCAAAAAAGCATTAACCATTGCCGTTAAACATGCTTTAAAGCGAAGACAGTTTAATGACAATAAAAAAATACAAGAAGATTTATTGATGGACTACCCAAGTCATCAATTGCGATTAACACCACCCATTGCAAAAGCCTATGTATATGATGTAACGCTACAACATATTATGAAACTGTATAGTGACGATACTAAAACTGATAAACGTGAAATTGAAACACAAGTTGCTGGTCTAAAATCTATCATCACTTGGTTTGCAAATGACACCATTCAAGAATGTAGAGAAGCTTGTGGCGGCAAAGGATACCTCATTGAAAATCGCATTGCCGATTTAAAGGGTGATGTAGATATTTTTACCACATTTGAGGGTGATAACAATGTATTACTGCAATTAGCCGCTAAAGGCGTCCTGTCAGATTTTAAGGCTGAATTTAATAGTGCTGGTTTTGCATCAGTATTAAAGCTATTAACATCCCAATTAAACGACAAATTAACAACGATTAATCCTATCTATAGCGGGAAGACCGATCCTGAACATTTGTACAATCCAAAATTTCACAAACATGCGTTTGAATACCGTACAAGAAGATTAACCTACACACTCGCCATGCGTATTCGTGAATATATTAAAAACGGAATCCCTTCCTACCAAGCATTTTTAAAAGTACAAACACATTTATTGGCTTTAGGTAAGGCATATAGTTGCCAACTATCCTATGAGATATATTCTAATTTCACAGAAACAATAGAGGATGAGAAAAACAAGATACTTTTTCAAAAACTAGGAACATTGCATGCCTTACATGAAATTAGAACAGACGCCAGCTGGTATTTAGAACAAGGGTATATTGGAGGCAGCAAATCAAAAGCCATAAGACAACGTGTAGAACGCATCTGTACGGAGTTGCGGCCTCATGTAAACGTTCTCGTAGACGGATTTGGAATTCCAGACCATCTAATTACTGCACCTATCGCAAAATAA
- the ruvB gene encoding Holliday junction branch migration DNA helicase RuvB, translating into MNEHLDPTNENFTPEEVDIDKALRPISFSDFTGQDQILENLKIFVEAANLRGEALDHTLFHGPPGLGKTTLAHILANELGVGIKITSGPVLDKPGDLAGLLTNLDERDVLFIDEIHRLSPIVEEYLYSAMEDYKIDIMIETGPNARSVQINLNPFTLIGATTRSGLLTAPMRARFGIQSRLQYYSSELLATIVTRSSEILKMPITSEAAAEIAGRSRGTPRICNALLRRVRDFAQIKGNGKIDIEISRFALKALNVDAHGLDEMDNKILLTLIDKFKGGPVGISTLATAVSESAETIEEVYEPFLIQEGFIMRTPRGREVTELAYKHLGRIKGSVQGGLF; encoded by the coding sequence ATGAATGAGCATTTAGACCCTACAAATGAAAACTTTACTCCTGAAGAAGTAGATATAGACAAAGCGCTGAGGCCCATAAGTTTTTCTGACTTTACGGGTCAAGATCAAATTTTGGAGAACCTAAAGATTTTTGTAGAAGCAGCTAACTTACGTGGTGAAGCTTTGGATCATACGCTTTTTCATGGCCCTCCAGGACTAGGGAAAACTACTTTAGCACATATACTTGCTAATGAACTTGGTGTAGGAATAAAAATTACCTCTGGTCCTGTTTTAGATAAACCAGGTGATTTAGCCGGGTTATTGACGAACCTAGATGAACGTGATGTGCTTTTTATTGATGAAATACACCGTTTAAGCCCTATTGTAGAAGAATATTTGTATTCTGCAATGGAAGATTATAAGATTGATATTATGATTGAAACAGGACCGAATGCGCGTTCTGTACAGATAAATTTAAACCCGTTTACCTTAATTGGTGCAACAACACGTTCTGGTTTGCTAACGGCTCCAATGCGTGCGCGTTTCGGAATTCAGAGTAGATTACAGTATTATTCTTCAGAACTCCTAGCTACCATTGTGACCAGAAGTTCCGAAATTTTAAAGATGCCTATTACTAGTGAGGCTGCAGCAGAAATTGCTGGGCGAAGTAGAGGAACACCTCGTATTTGTAATGCTTTGTTGCGAAGAGTTCGGGATTTTGCTCAGATTAAAGGAAATGGTAAAATTGATATAGAAATCTCTCGTTTTGCTTTAAAAGCCTTGAATGTAGATGCTCATGGTTTAGATGAAATGGATAATAAGATTCTCTTAACCTTGATTGATAAATTCAAAGGTGGCCCCGTAGGAATTTCTACTTTGGCAACCGCAGTTTCTGAAAGTGCAGAAACTATAGAGGAAGTTTATGAACCTTTTTTAATTCAAGAAGGTTTTATTATGCGTACCCCAAGAGGTCGGGAAGTAACAGAATTAGCGTATAAACATTTAGGACGTATAAAAGGAAGTGTTCAAGGAGGATTATTTTAA
- a CDS encoding cytochrome P450, which produces MQNTPIISWFEVLRNSKKILENPLPFHRKNFEKLGNTFRVPVGFSGELAFTRNPKLIKHILQKQHRKYHKSSLQTKDLAKYIGHGILTSNGEHWRTHRRMVQPAFHKKKLRNLMGTIREAILLEIKDLPIAEPIDVYPIMSNLAFQVVAKSLFSSDDIQEEMSQLQYITETNQRMLIKEMRQPYLNWWFHLSGKIKKHLNLAKDGQAILHELIEERRNSAVEKDDLLDMLLQARYEDGTAMAKAQLIDEVLILFTAGHETTANALSFLIFSLAKHPEIQEKAYQEIKNISLESDDVLTQVLELKYIQQCIEEAMRLYPPAYIIDRVAIADDEFEGLSIPKDSLILMSIYEIHRNEDFWEAPNEFNPDRFEASKKKEYQEYYYPFGAGPRMCVGNNFAMYEMIIAVTELLQKYKMTTALTAVTINPLISLKPENVLISFTARN; this is translated from the coding sequence ATGCAAAATACACCAATAATCTCATGGTTTGAAGTACTCAGGAATAGTAAAAAAATTCTAGAGAATCCTTTGCCATTCCATCGTAAAAATTTTGAAAAGCTTGGAAATACATTTCGTGTGCCAGTTGGATTTAGTGGTGAGCTTGCATTTACACGTAACCCAAAATTAATAAAGCATATTCTTCAAAAGCAACATCGTAAATACCATAAGTCATCATTACAAACTAAAGATTTAGCCAAGTATATTGGGCATGGAATCTTAACTTCAAACGGAGAGCATTGGCGTACACATAGGAGAATGGTGCAACCTGCATTTCATAAAAAGAAGTTGCGCAATTTAATGGGAACTATCCGTGAAGCCATCTTATTGGAAATAAAAGATTTACCAATAGCTGAGCCTATAGATGTATACCCTATCATGAGTAATTTGGCCTTTCAAGTAGTTGCTAAATCACTGTTTAGTAGTGATGATATTCAAGAAGAAATGTCTCAGCTGCAATACATCACGGAAACCAATCAGAGAATGCTGATCAAGGAGATGCGACAGCCGTATTTAAATTGGTGGTTTCATTTAAGTGGGAAAATAAAAAAGCACTTAAATTTAGCCAAAGACGGGCAAGCTATTTTGCATGAACTGATTGAAGAGCGTAGAAACTCGGCAGTAGAAAAAGACGATTTATTAGACATGTTATTGCAGGCCAGATACGAGGATGGTACGGCAATGGCTAAAGCGCAATTGATAGATGAAGTGCTTATTTTATTTACGGCAGGTCATGAAACAACAGCAAATGCATTGAGTTTTTTAATATTTTCACTTGCAAAACATCCAGAAATTCAAGAAAAAGCCTACCAAGAGATTAAGAATATTTCTTTAGAAAGCGATGATGTATTAACGCAGGTTTTAGAACTGAAATATATTCAGCAATGTATAGAAGAGGCAATGCGTTTGTATCCGCCAGCGTATATTATAGATCGTGTAGCAATAGCCGATGATGAATTTGAGGGGTTGAGTATTCCTAAAGATTCTTTGATTTTAATGAGTATCTACGAGATACATAGAAATGAGGATTTTTGGGAAGCACCGAACGAATTTAACCCAGACCGTTTTGAAGCCTCAAAGAAGAAAGAATATCAAGAGTATTATTATCCTTTCGGGGCAGGTCCTAGAATGTGCGTAGGGAATAATTTTGCAATGTATGAAATGATCATTGCGGTTACAGAACTGCTGCAAAAATATAAAATGACTACTGCTTTAACAGCGGTTACTATTAATCCGTTAATTTCTTTAAAGCCAGAAAACGTCTTAATTAGTTTTACAGCTAGAAACTAA
- a CDS encoding ABC transporter permease encodes MNDLFIIIKKELTELLRDKKTIINSIVLPTLLVPILIFGAMKVTEMIEKQQQEKTVEIGLVNAPAEFSALIAADTLNKVTTYNKVEDFKALIADESIQTAIVFPADWSTQMDQLNTGEVQIFRNGSKENVNNRITKLIETFNAKLKEERIAILHIPTQKMTPFTENYIEVGEQKEVIGKRIGGFIPYLFILTMWGGCLLAAVDLVTGEKERKTIETTLSLPISKFKVLLGKAIVASLLGFIPALLNLIGLIVGLKLFDGIPDSFKSVISEMLNFQSITLILLLLIPFSLFLSGFIIALVAGATSFKEAQSKASPIIILIIIPLVMAMMPGIELNWTTVLIPVLNIGLGVKEIMAGTIDMMQYFVILISLIAFAIGAVYFSYKKFSDENAILK; translated from the coding sequence ATGAACGACTTATTTATAATTATAAAAAAAGAACTAACAGAGCTTCTTAGAGATAAGAAAACAATTATTAATTCTATTGTTTTACCCACACTATTAGTTCCTATTTTAATTTTCGGCGCGATGAAAGTGACGGAAATGATTGAGAAACAACAACAAGAAAAAACAGTTGAAATAGGTCTCGTTAATGCCCCGGCTGAATTTTCTGCTCTTATTGCCGCAGATACTTTAAACAAAGTAACCACTTATAATAAGGTTGAAGATTTTAAAGCGTTAATAGCCGATGAAAGTATACAAACCGCTATTGTTTTTCCTGCGGATTGGAGTACACAAATGGATCAATTAAACACAGGCGAAGTGCAAATCTTCAGAAATGGATCTAAAGAGAATGTAAACAATAGGATCACCAAATTAATTGAAACTTTCAATGCTAAATTAAAAGAAGAACGGATTGCTATTCTACACATTCCAACACAGAAAATGACCCCTTTTACAGAAAATTATATTGAGGTCGGCGAACAAAAAGAAGTTATTGGAAAAAGAATAGGTGGCTTTATCCCTTACCTTTTTATCCTAACTATGTGGGGTGGTTGTTTGCTTGCGGCTGTAGATTTAGTAACGGGAGAAAAAGAACGAAAAACTATTGAAACAACCTTATCCTTACCTATTTCAAAATTTAAGGTATTACTAGGAAAAGCTATTGTAGCCTCTCTACTTGGCTTTATCCCTGCGCTATTAAACTTAATAGGACTTATCGTTGGACTGAAACTTTTTGATGGAATTCCGGATTCGTTTAAATCGGTAATTAGTGAAATGCTTAATTTTCAATCGATAACCTTAATCTTATTATTATTGATCCCGTTTTCTTTATTCTTATCTGGTTTCATCATTGCTTTGGTTGCTGGTGCTACCTCATTTAAGGAGGCACAAAGTAAAGCGTCGCCAATCATCATACTTATCATTATTCCTTTGGTAATGGCCATGATGCCTGGCATAGAATTAAACTGGACCACTGTATTGATTCCTGTTTTAAATATTGGCTTAGGGGTTAAAGAAATTATGGCAGGAACCATTGATATGATGCAATATTTCGTAATATTAATATCACTTATTGCTTTTGCAATCGGAGCTGTTTACTTCAGCTATAAAAAATTCTCTGATGAGAATGCAATTCTAAAATAA
- a CDS encoding ABC transporter ATP-binding protein, with amino-acid sequence MIHIENLTKSFVVTTKKGFKKESTTVNAVNSISFDCKPGRIFSLLGANGAGKTTTLRMIAGIINPTSGTAIVDGIDISKGNDEVKKRIGFLTGSTGLYERLNPDETIEFFGKLYKIPNAQLSERKEYLFEKLGINEFRKKRIGQMSTGMKQKVSIARTLIHDPEVLIFDEPTSGLDVITAESIIDLIRESKENNKTVIFSSHIMSEVDLLCDDLAIINKGSIIYNDTFENFKGEMKAANLTQEFINRVKEA; translated from the coding sequence ATGATACATATTGAAAATCTAACCAAATCTTTTGTCGTTACTACGAAAAAAGGATTTAAAAAAGAGTCCACCACAGTGAATGCTGTGAATTCTATTTCTTTTGATTGTAAGCCAGGAAGAATATTCTCACTGCTTGGCGCAAATGGCGCAGGAAAGACAACCACACTTCGTATGATTGCTGGAATTATCAATCCTACGTCAGGAACTGCCATTGTAGATGGTATTGATATTTCAAAAGGAAATGATGAAGTAAAAAAAAGAATAGGGTTTTTAACAGGCTCTACAGGTTTATACGAACGTTTAAATCCTGATGAGACTATTGAATTCTTCGGGAAACTATATAAAATTCCAAATGCACAACTTTCAGAACGCAAAGAATACCTATTTGAAAAACTCGGAATTAACGAATTTAGAAAAAAAAGAATAGGACAAATGAGTACAGGTATGAAACAAAAAGTTTCTATTGCACGTACGCTAATTCATGATCCCGAAGTTTTAATCTTTGATGAACCTACTTCTGGTCTTGATGTTATTACTGCAGAAAGTATTATTGATTTAATTCGCGAATCCAAAGAAAATAACAAAACGGTTATATTTTCCTCACATATTATGAGCGAAGTAGACTTACTCTGTGACGATCTGGCTATTATTAATAAAGGATCTATCATCTACAATGATACTTTTGAGAATTTCAAAGGTGAAATGAAAGCTGCCAATTTAACTCAAGAATTTATTAATCGCGTAAAAGAAGCTTAA
- the queG gene encoding tRNA epoxyqueuosine(34) reductase QueG, giving the protein MNTREKHSDLIKAEAIRLGFLSCGISKADFLEEEAPRLEKWLKNNRNGEMQYMENHFDKRLDPRLLVEDAKSVISLTLNYYPEEQQIDDTYKISKYAYGHDYHHVIKGKLKQLQEFISEEIGEVGGRAFVDSAPVLDKAWAAKSGLGWIGKHSNLLTQKTGSFYFIAELIVDLDLTYDHPVTDHCGTCTACIDACPTQAIVQPYVVDGSKCISYFTIELKNEIPQEFQGKFDDWAFGCDVCQDVCPWNRFSKPHSEPLFNPHPDLLSLTKKDWEEITDDVFKKVFQKSAVKRTKYAGLTRNIDFLK; this is encoded by the coding sequence ATGAATACAAGGGAAAAGCATAGTGATTTGATAAAAGCCGAAGCCATACGACTTGGGTTTCTATCTTGTGGTATTTCTAAAGCTGATTTTTTAGAAGAGGAAGCACCTCGATTAGAAAAATGGTTAAAAAATAATAGGAATGGAGAAATGCAGTATATGGAGAATCATTTTGACAAACGACTAGACCCGCGTTTGTTAGTTGAAGATGCTAAATCTGTTATTTCATTAACTTTAAACTATTATCCAGAAGAACAGCAAATTGATGATACGTATAAAATTTCTAAATACGCGTATGGTCATGATTATCACCATGTGATTAAAGGAAAACTTAAACAGCTACAAGAATTTATTTCTGAAGAGATAGGAGAAGTAGGTGGTAGGGCTTTTGTAGACTCTGCTCCGGTTCTTGATAAGGCTTGGGCGGCAAAAAGTGGTTTAGGTTGGATTGGAAAGCATAGTAATTTACTGACCCAAAAGACAGGTTCTTTTTATTTTATTGCAGAATTAATTGTAGATTTAGATTTGACTTACGATCATCCCGTGACAGATCATTGTGGTACGTGTACAGCGTGTATAGATGCATGCCCAACACAAGCAATAGTTCAGCCTTATGTCGTTGATGGAAGCAAATGTATTTCTTATTTTACCATTGAATTGAAAAATGAGATTCCGCAAGAGTTTCAAGGTAAGTTTGATGATTGGGCGTTTGGTTGTGATGTCTGTCAAGATGTGTGTCCCTGGAATCGGTTTTCAAAACCACATAGTGAACCTTTGTTTAATCCGCATCCTGATTTACTGTCCTTAACTAAAAAAGATTGGGAGGAAATTACAGATGATGTTTTTAAAAAAGTCTTTCAAAAATCAGCCGTGAAAAGAACGAAATACGCTGGATTAACCCGAAATATTGATTTCCTAAAATAA